One region of Chlorobiota bacterium genomic DNA includes:
- a CDS encoding ABC transporter substrate-binding protein: MKFPTLLLAFCLLALFLLPIGCGQQPDSKPPTVDPSSASWEQIAAEARGQTVTLAMWQGDPLINDYMKNYVAPALKNQYGVTLNIVGNQGNSIVSTLMTEAEAGKEESSYDLMWINGETFYQLRQVKALHGPFVDKLPNAAMIDFGNRFINTDFQQPVEGYECPWGNVQLAIIYDTVRVPNPPRTRQQLEEYVKAHPGTFTFDNSFTGMTFLKSLLIDIAGGEQQIAGPFDSAKYATYSAQLWEYINRLKPYFWKEGKTYPSSVAPLHQMFANGEVNFTMSNNDGEVDNKVLQGIFPNTARAYVLDAGTIQNSHYMGIAKRSAHKAGAMVVCNFLISPEAQLRKLDPNVWGDGTVLDITRLPAEWGAKFRNVPGRRYAPPRQQIQPKALMELAPEYMIRLFDDFRTHVIQKQP; this comes from the coding sequence ATGAAATTCCCAACACTCCTGCTTGCCTTTTGCTTGCTTGCCCTGTTCTTGCTCCCAATCGGCTGTGGCCAGCAGCCCGACAGCAAGCCGCCGACGGTTGACCCCAGCAGCGCATCGTGGGAGCAGATTGCTGCCGAGGCACGCGGCCAAACCGTCACCCTTGCCATGTGGCAGGGCGACCCGCTGATTAACGACTACATGAAAAACTACGTTGCCCCAGCCCTGAAGAACCAGTACGGGGTGACGCTGAACATTGTGGGAAACCAGGGGAACTCCATCGTCTCCACCCTGATGACCGAAGCGGAGGCGGGGAAAGAAGAGAGCAGTTATGACCTGATGTGGATCAACGGCGAAACCTTCTACCAACTGCGCCAGGTGAAAGCCTTGCATGGTCCATTTGTTGACAAGCTGCCGAACGCCGCGATGATTGATTTTGGCAACCGGTTTATCAACACCGATTTCCAGCAGCCGGTGGAGGGCTACGAATGCCCGTGGGGGAACGTCCAGCTTGCAATCATCTACGACACCGTGCGCGTTCCCAACCCGCCACGGACGCGGCAGCAGTTGGAGGAGTATGTGAAAGCCCACCCGGGAACCTTCACGTTCGATAATTCTTTCACCGGCATGACCTTCCTGAAGTCGCTGCTGATTGACATTGCCGGAGGGGAACAACAGATTGCCGGCCCGTTCGATTCCGCCAAATACGCAACCTACTCGGCCCAGCTGTGGGAATATATCAACCGCCTGAAGCCATACTTCTGGAAAGAGGGGAAAACCTACCCATCCTCCGTTGCTCCGCTTCACCAGATGTTTGCCAATGGCGAGGTCAACTTCACCATGAGCAACAACGATGGCGAGGTGGATAACAAGGTGCTGCAAGGGATCTTCCCCAACACCGCGCGCGCCTACGTGCTGGATGCCGGAACAATCCAGAACAGCCATTACATGGGGATTGCAAAACGCTCGGCCCACAAAGCAGGGGCAATGGTGGTTTGCAATTTCCTGATATCGCCGGAAGCACAGCTGCGGAAACTGGACCCGAACGTTTGGGGCGATGGAACCGTGCTGGATATCACCCGGCTGCCGGCGGAGTGGGGTGCAAAATTCCGCAACGTCCCCGGGCGGCGATATGCCCCACCGCGCCAGCAGATACAGCCCAAAGCCTTGATGGAGCTTGCGCCGGAGTACATGATCCGATTGTTCGATGATTTCAGAACTCATGTCATCCAGAAGCAACCTTGA